From the genome of Pseudomonas yamanorum, one region includes:
- the dtd gene encoding D-aminoacyl-tRNA deacylase, with translation MKGLLQRVRGARVEVEGQVVGAIDQGLLVLVAVEPSDTQASADKLLHKLLNYRVFSDDEGKMNLSLKDIGGGLLLVSQFTLAADTKSGLRPSFSTAAPPALGEALFDYLLLQAQQLHGTVAAGRFGADMQVHLVNDGPVTFLLQT, from the coding sequence ATGAAGGGGCTTTTACAGCGGGTGCGCGGCGCCCGGGTCGAGGTAGAAGGGCAGGTGGTGGGTGCGATAGACCAGGGTTTGCTGGTGCTGGTGGCCGTCGAGCCTTCAGATACCCAGGCCAGCGCCGACAAGCTGCTGCATAAGCTGCTTAACTATCGGGTGTTCAGCGACGACGAGGGCAAGATGAACTTGTCCTTGAAAGACATTGGCGGCGGTTTGCTGCTGGTGTCGCAGTTCACCCTGGCGGCAGACACCAAGAGCGGCTTGCGTCCCAGCTTCTCCACGGCGGCACCGCCGGCGTTGGGCGAGGCCCTTTTCGACTACTTGTTGTTACAAGCGCAACAATTGCATGGCACGGTAGCGGCAGGGCGTTTTGGTGCGGATATGCAGGTGCATTTGGTCAATGACGGGCCGGTCACCTTCCTGTTACAGACGTGA
- the pip gene encoding prolyl aminopeptidase gives MQTLYPQIKPYARHDLAVDETHVLYVDESGSPEGLPVVFIHGGPGAGCDANSRCYFDPNLYRIVTFDQRGCGRSTPRASLENNTTWDLVADLERIREHLGIEKWVLFGGSWGSTLALAYAQTHPERVHGLIVRGIFLARPQDIHWFYQAGASRLFPDYWQDYLAPIPAEERHDLLSAYHKRLTGNDQIAQMHAAKAWSTWEGRMLGLCPNPQLIERFSEPQRALSIARIECHYFTNNSFLEPDQLIRDMHKIAHLPGVIVHGRYDMICPLDNAWELHQAWPNSELQIIREAGHAASEPGITDALVRAASEMARRLLDLPPEEA, from the coding sequence ATGCAGACTTTGTACCCGCAGATCAAACCCTACGCCCGGCACGATCTGGCCGTCGATGAAACCCACGTCCTGTACGTCGACGAAAGCGGTTCCCCGGAAGGCTTGCCCGTTGTGTTCATCCATGGCGGGCCCGGCGCCGGGTGTGACGCCAACAGCCGCTGCTATTTCGATCCCAATCTGTACCGAATTGTTACTTTTGATCAGCGTGGCTGCGGGCGCTCCACCCCACGGGCCAGCCTGGAAAACAACACCACCTGGGACCTGGTGGCCGACCTTGAGCGGATCCGCGAACACCTGGGCATCGAGAAATGGGTGTTGTTCGGCGGTTCCTGGGGTTCGACCCTGGCCCTGGCCTACGCGCAAACCCACCCGGAGCGCGTGCATGGCTTGATCGTCCGGGGCATTTTCCTGGCTCGCCCCCAGGACATCCACTGGTTCTACCAGGCCGGTGCCAGCCGCCTGTTCCCGGATTACTGGCAGGACTACCTGGCGCCCATTCCGGCGGAGGAGCGTCACGACCTGCTCAGCGCCTACCACAAGCGCCTGACCGGCAACGACCAGATCGCCCAGATGCACGCAGCCAAGGCATGGTCCACGTGGGAAGGTCGCATGTTGGGCCTGTGCCCGAACCCGCAATTGATCGAGCGTTTCTCCGAGCCCCAGCGCGCCCTGTCGATTGCGCGTATCGAATGCCATTACTTCACCAACAACTCGTTCCTTGAGCCCGACCAGCTGATTCGCGACATGCACAAGATCGCTCATCTGCCTGGCGTAATCGTGCATGGCCGCTACGATATGATCTGCCCGCTGGATAACGCCTGGGAGCTGCATCAAGCCTGGCCCAACAGCGAACTGCAGATCATCCGCGAGGCCGGCCATGCGGCGTCCGAACCCGGAATCACCGATGCGTTGGTGCGTGCGGCGAGTGAAATGGCACGGCGCCTGCTTGATCTGCCGCCTGAAGAAGCATGA